The proteins below come from a single Rhodanobacter sp. LX-99 genomic window:
- a CDS encoding thioesterase family protein encodes MRSVTRHGEHWQATVSEDWLQGRSAFGGLQAALALRAMRELVPADMPLRTLQVTFIAPVPAGSVVIRARLLRAGRSVIQVEASLCDGEQTLCRLFGVFGSARPSVLDFQPEQPPVVAVTPQELRYVEGRMPAFTQHFRANWLRGDLPFSGGRQRDSVLQLSLRDDGPVDETHVLAFADFIPPIALSMFAAPAPGSSLTWMLELLRDRHDDLGLDDWRVDAELIAARDGYTNQSVKLWGPRGEAVALSRQSMVVFG; translated from the coding sequence ATGCGAAGCGTGACGCGCCACGGCGAGCACTGGCAGGCCACGGTGAGCGAGGACTGGCTGCAGGGGCGCAGCGCCTTCGGCGGCCTGCAGGCGGCACTGGCCCTGCGCGCCATGCGCGAGCTGGTGCCGGCGGACATGCCGCTGCGCACCCTGCAGGTGACTTTCATCGCGCCGGTGCCGGCCGGCAGCGTGGTCATCCGCGCGCGACTGCTGCGCGCAGGGCGCAGCGTCATCCAGGTCGAGGCCAGCCTGTGCGACGGCGAGCAGACGCTGTGCCGGCTGTTCGGCGTATTCGGCAGCGCGCGCCCCTCGGTGCTGGACTTCCAGCCCGAACAACCGCCTGTCGTGGCGGTGACACCGCAGGAACTGCGTTACGTCGAAGGCCGCATGCCCGCTTTCACCCAGCACTTCCGCGCCAACTGGCTGCGCGGCGACCTGCCGTTCAGCGGCGGCCGCCAGCGCGACAGCGTGCTGCAGCTTTCGCTGCGCGACGACGGTCCCGTCGACGAAACCCACGTGCTCGCCTTCGCCGACTTCATCCCGCCGATCGCCCTGTCGATGTTCGCCGCGCCCGCCCCCGGCAGCTCGCTCACCTGGATGCTCGAACTGCTGCGCGACCGCCACGACGACCTGGGCCTGGACGACTGGCGCGTCGACGCCGAACTGATCGCCGCCCGCGACGGCTACACCAACCAGAGCGTGAAGCTGTGGGGGCCGCGCGGGGAGGCGGTGGCGTTGAGCAGGCAGAGTATGGTGGTGTTTGGGTGA
- a CDS encoding acyl-CoA dehydrogenase family protein, whose translation MAFLQDSPQLPHPYRSDRALLALLDRALPAERRAALDADLDALGDYALMAWLRACTTTRRKPVLTQWDAWGRRVDRIELTPAWQEGAALTTRHAVLAAGHGDSAHGRLEEFARVYLYHLASEFYTCPLAMTDGAATALKASGNRELIERVLPHFLSRDPATFWLSGQWMTETAGGSDVGDTETLARQDAAGQWRLYGRKWFSSAVVGEAALALARPEGAAAAGTAALALFYVETMDGARRKSELVIDRLKDKLGTQELPTAEIHLDGLPAWPLGELANGVRQVAPMLNVTRTWNAVCAVASMARAIALARDFAGRRRAFGRPLIEQPLHAQTLADMQAEFEGAFALAFEVAHLLGRVEHGAAAPHEAELLRLLTPLAKLWTGKLAVQMCSEALECFGGAGYIEDTGLPQLLRDAQVYAIWEGTTNVLSLDSLRALAGDSLGALRTACASWLDGNDDMHAASAIRQTLDAAARWLDQHAAARDTLEAGARGLAFTLARCAAAALLARQATWSDRHGDRRPAAARHRFVALGLDRLVAPDADNTALLLG comes from the coding sequence ATGGCCTTCCTGCAGGATTCACCGCAACTGCCGCACCCGTACCGCAGCGACCGTGCGCTGCTGGCCTTGCTCGACCGGGCGCTGCCGGCCGAGCGCCGCGCGGCGCTGGATGCCGACCTCGACGCGCTGGGCGACTACGCGTTGATGGCATGGCTGCGCGCATGCACCACGACGCGGCGCAAGCCGGTGCTCACGCAGTGGGATGCGTGGGGTCGGCGGGTGGATCGCATCGAGCTGACGCCGGCGTGGCAGGAAGGCGCGGCGCTGACGACGCGGCATGCGGTACTCGCCGCCGGCCACGGCGACAGCGCGCACGGGCGGCTGGAGGAATTTGCCCGTGTCTACCTGTACCACCTCGCCAGCGAGTTCTACACCTGCCCGCTGGCGATGACCGACGGCGCCGCCACCGCGCTCAAGGCCTCCGGCAACCGCGAACTGATCGAGCGCGTGCTGCCGCATTTCCTCAGCCGCGATCCGGCCACGTTCTGGCTCAGTGGCCAATGGATGACCGAGACCGCCGGTGGCTCCGACGTGGGAGATACCGAAACCCTCGCGCGGCAGGACGCCGCCGGCCAGTGGCGGCTGTACGGCCGCAAGTGGTTCAGCTCGGCGGTGGTCGGCGAGGCGGCGCTGGCGCTGGCGCGGCCCGAAGGCGCGGCTGCCGCGGGCACCGCGGCGCTGGCGCTGTTCTACGTGGAGACGATGGACGGCGCGCGGCGCAAGAGCGAACTGGTGATCGACCGCCTGAAGGACAAGCTCGGCACGCAGGAATTGCCCACCGCGGAAATCCATCTGGACGGCCTGCCCGCCTGGCCGCTGGGCGAGCTTGCCAACGGCGTGCGCCAGGTGGCGCCGATGCTCAACGTCACGCGCACGTGGAACGCGGTCTGCGCGGTCGCCAGCATGGCCCGCGCGATCGCCCTGGCGCGCGACTTCGCCGGGCGCCGGCGCGCGTTTGGCCGTCCATTGATCGAGCAGCCGCTGCACGCGCAGACGCTGGCCGACATGCAGGCCGAGTTCGAGGGCGCGTTCGCGCTGGCGTTCGAAGTCGCGCACCTGCTGGGCCGGGTCGAACACGGCGCGGCGGCGCCGCACGAGGCCGAGTTGCTGCGCCTGCTCACGCCGCTGGCCAAGCTGTGGACCGGCAAGCTGGCGGTGCAGATGTGCTCGGAAGCGCTGGAGTGCTTCGGCGGCGCCGGCTACATCGAGGACACCGGCCTGCCGCAGCTGCTGCGCGACGCGCAGGTGTACGCGATCTGGGAAGGCACCACCAACGTGCTGTCGCTGGACAGCCTGCGCGCGCTGGCCGGCGACAGCCTCGGCGCCTTGCGCACGGCCTGCGCGAGCTGGCTGGACGGCAACGACGACATGCACGCGGCCAGCGCGATCCGGCAGACGCTGGACGCCGCGGCGCGCTGGCTCGACCAGCATGCGGCCGCGCGCGACACGCTGGAAGCCGGCGCGCGCGGCCTCGCCTTCACCCTGGCGCGCTGCGCCGCGGCGGCGCTGCTGGCACGCCAGGCCACCTGGTCGGATCGCCACGGCGACCGGCGCCCGGCCGCGGCGCGGCACCGCTTCGTCGCGCTGGGCCTCGACCGGCTGGTCGCACCGGACGCCGACAACACCGCCCTGCTGCTGGGCTGA
- a CDS encoding asparaginase domain-containing protein produces the protein MQHLTIVTTGGTIDKIYFDDKSDYKIGAPQIGEILGQLGVAFQFDVIPILRKDSLHMGAEDRALVRSTIEAQPHRHVLVTHGTDTMVETARELASIKGKVIVLTGALNPARFQGSDAVFNIGCAVAAVQTLPDGVYIAMNGRVWDPAKVRKNRDANRFEEAAG, from the coding sequence ATGCAGCACCTGACCATCGTCACCACCGGCGGCACCATCGACAAGATCTACTTCGACGACAAGTCGGACTACAAGATCGGTGCGCCGCAGATCGGCGAGATCCTCGGCCAGCTCGGCGTGGCGTTCCAGTTCGACGTGATCCCGATCCTGCGCAAGGACAGCCTGCACATGGGCGCCGAGGACCGCGCGCTGGTGCGCTCGACGATCGAGGCGCAGCCGCATCGCCACGTGCTGGTCACCCACGGCACCGACACCATGGTCGAGACCGCGCGCGAACTGGCCAGCATCAAGGGCAAGGTGATCGTGTTGACCGGCGCGCTGAACCCGGCGCGCTTCCAGGGCTCCGACGCGGTGTTCAACATCGGCTGCGCGGTGGCCGCGGTGCAGACCCTGCCCGACGGCGTCTACATCGCCATGAACGGCCGCGTGTGGGACCCGGCCAAGGTGCGCAAGAACCGCGACGCCAACCGCTTCGAGGAAGCCGCCGGCTGA
- a CDS encoding pre-peptidase C-terminal domain-containing protein, translating into MPNHYRLKLLVAAIGMATASVATAANTKTLHAQNLGAVPASSLAAQLNLGQNMSLVPRSAVAISGGHKVVRQQQMFRGVPVYGRSIAVVQDANGNALRATGELMQDAQLGLASVAPKLNAARAIAALQSHAHTTLIGGAAVSNQKTDLFVYPQDNGTARLVYRVSYFVGGANPSRPTAIVDANTGEVIKSWNGLTDASATGPGGNTKTGKYLYGTDYAALDVTQSGSTCTLQNANVKTNNLHQGTSGSVVSFTCPNSDTDAINGAYSPVNDAHHFGGVVHDMYTAYTGAAPLSIQLVMNVHYKSNYENAFWNGSAMYFGDGASTFYPLVSLDVTSHEISHGYTEQNSALEYSGQSGGMNEAYSDIAGEAAEFYDRGAADFLVGADIVKTSAGIGDALRYMCNPPQDGGSIDNAANYTSSMDVHYTSGVYNKAFCLLAKTSGWDVKKAFQAFALANKSYWTATSTFNSGACGVESAATDLGYNANDVIAAFTGVGVSCAGGGGGGTTTELQNNVGVTGVAAAAGGDNDYFITVPAGASNLVMSISGGTGDADLYTKFGSAPTTSSYDCRPYKAGNAESCTVAAPQAGKYYIKVHGYSAYSGVTVKASYSTGGGTGGLQNGVPVTGLAGSSGQELSYTVTVPSGSNLAIAISSGTGDADLYVKKGSAPTTSSYDCRPYRTGNNETCSFSAASGTYYIKVRGYTAFSGVSLKATW; encoded by the coding sequence ATGCCCAATCATTACCGTCTGAAATTGCTGGTCGCCGCGATCGGCATGGCCACGGCGTCCGTGGCCACTGCCGCCAACACGAAGACCTTGCATGCACAGAACCTCGGTGCGGTGCCGGCCAGTTCGCTGGCTGCCCAACTGAACCTTGGCCAGAACATGTCGCTGGTGCCGCGCAGTGCGGTGGCCATCTCCGGCGGGCACAAGGTCGTGCGTCAGCAGCAGATGTTCCGCGGCGTGCCGGTTTACGGCCGCAGCATTGCCGTGGTGCAGGACGCCAATGGCAATGCGCTGCGTGCCACTGGCGAGCTGATGCAGGACGCCCAGCTCGGCCTGGCCTCGGTCGCGCCGAAGCTGAATGCAGCCCGCGCCATCGCGGCGCTGCAGTCGCACGCGCACACCACCCTGATCGGTGGCGCCGCCGTCAGCAACCAGAAGACCGACCTGTTCGTGTATCCGCAGGACAACGGCACGGCACGCCTGGTCTACCGCGTGTCCTACTTCGTCGGCGGCGCGAATCCGTCGCGCCCGACCGCGATCGTCGACGCCAACACCGGCGAGGTGATCAAGAGCTGGAACGGCCTGACCGACGCCTCCGCCACCGGCCCCGGCGGCAACACCAAGACCGGCAAGTACCTCTACGGCACCGACTACGCCGCACTCGACGTGACCCAGTCCGGCAGCACCTGCACGCTGCAGAACGCCAACGTCAAGACCAACAACCTGCACCAGGGCACCAGCGGCTCGGTGGTCAGCTTCACCTGCCCGAACAGCGACACCGACGCGATCAACGGCGCCTATTCGCCGGTCAACGACGCGCATCATTTCGGCGGCGTGGTGCATGACATGTACACCGCCTACACCGGCGCGGCACCGCTGAGCATCCAGCTGGTGATGAACGTGCACTACAAGTCGAACTACGAGAACGCGTTCTGGAACGGCAGCGCGATGTACTTCGGCGACGGCGCCAGCACGTTCTACCCGCTGGTGTCGCTGGACGTGACCAGCCACGAGATCAGCCACGGCTACACCGAGCAGAACTCGGCCCTGGAATACAGCGGCCAGTCCGGCGGCATGAACGAGGCGTATTCGGACATCGCCGGCGAAGCGGCCGAGTTCTACGACCGCGGCGCCGCCGACTTCCTGGTCGGTGCGGACATCGTCAAGACCAGCGCCGGCATCGGCGACGCGCTGCGCTACATGTGCAACCCGCCGCAGGACGGCGGCTCGATCGACAACGCCGCGAACTACACCTCCAGCATGGACGTGCATTACACCAGCGGCGTGTACAACAAGGCGTTCTGCCTGCTGGCCAAGACCAGCGGCTGGGACGTGAAGAAGGCGTTCCAGGCTTTCGCGCTCGCCAACAAGTCGTACTGGACGGCCACGTCCACCTTCAACTCCGGCGCCTGCGGCGTGGAATCGGCGGCAACCGACCTGGGCTACAACGCGAACGACGTGATCGCCGCCTTCACTGGCGTGGGCGTGAGCTGCGCGGGCGGCGGCGGTGGCGGTACCACCACCGAGCTGCAGAACAACGTGGGCGTCACCGGCGTGGCCGCGGCCGCGGGCGGCGACAACGACTACTTCATCACCGTGCCGGCCGGCGCCAGCAACCTGGTGATGTCGATCTCCGGCGGCACCGGCGATGCCGACCTGTACACCAAGTTCGGCAGTGCGCCGACCACCAGCAGCTACGACTGCCGCCCGTACAAGGCCGGCAATGCGGAAAGCTGCACCGTGGCCGCGCCGCAGGCCGGCAAGTACTACATCAAGGTGCACGGCTACTCGGCGTACTCCGGCGTCACCGTCAAGGCGTCCTACAGCACCGGCGGCGGTACCGGTGGCCTGCAGAACGGCGTGCCGGTAACCGGCCTGGCCGGTTCCTCGGGCCAGGAGCTCAGCTACACGGTCACCGTGCCGTCGGGCAGCAACCTGGCGATCGCGATCTCCAGCGGCACCGGCGATGCAGACCTGTACGTCAAGAAGGGTTCGGCGCCGACCACCAGCAGCTACGACTGCCGCCCGTACCGGACCGGCAACAACGAGACCTGCTCGTTCAGCGCGGCCTCGGGTACGTACTACATCAAGGTGCGCGGCTACACGGCCTTCTCCGGCGTGTCGCTGAAAGCCACCTGGTAG
- the sufT gene encoding putative Fe-S cluster assembly protein SufT, whose translation MSGFSLSSEPFTLMRDCSAVMVPQGDVVTLPAGQIGYITQALGGSFTVYVEGNLFRIAGDDADALGKERPAPIEVPANATNEDVEKLAWDQLRTVFDPEIPVNVVELGLVYDLSLEQTESGERKVYVKLTLTAPGCGMGDILVDDARTKLEMIPTVVEADVDLVFDPPWTHSMMSDAAKLETGML comes from the coding sequence ATGAGCGGTTTCAGTCTGAGCAGCGAACCCTTCACTTTGATGCGCGATTGCAGCGCCGTGATGGTGCCGCAAGGCGACGTGGTGACCCTGCCGGCCGGCCAGATCGGCTACATCACCCAGGCGCTGGGCGGCAGCTTCACCGTCTACGTGGAAGGCAACCTGTTCCGCATCGCCGGCGACGACGCCGACGCACTGGGCAAGGAACGGCCGGCGCCGATCGAGGTGCCGGCGAACGCCACCAACGAGGACGTGGAAAAACTGGCGTGGGACCAGTTGCGCACCGTGTTCGATCCGGAGATCCCGGTGAACGTGGTTGAGCTGGGGCTGGTCTACGACCTCAGCCTGGAGCAGACCGAATCCGGCGAGCGCAAGGTCTACGTGAAGCTCACCCTGACCGCGCCCGGTTGCGGCATGGGCGACATCCTGGTCGACGACGCACGCACCAAGCTGGAGATGATTCCCACGGTGGTCGAGGCGGATGTGGACCTGGTGTTCGACCCGCCGTGGACCCATTCGATGATGTCCGACGCGGCGAAGCTCGAAACCGGCATGCTCTGA